The proteins below are encoded in one region of Aulosira sp. FACHB-615:
- a CDS encoding CHASE2 domain-containing protein, translating into MQPEHWKKIKQEISIWRVGILPGIAVIGLVIIARLSGVMQSLEWLAFDSLLRIRPEESKDERILLIGINEDDINNATDFTFSDHDLAQLLLKLQTYQPRVIGLDIYRDTPINPGNNELVAVLQNFKNIIGIDKVLPDEIAPPPALSPEQIGFADQIMDSDGKLRRSLLGTPTNQGYKFSLSLKLAAAYLNHYQLHLENGIRDRAAIRFGHTEIPRVFPNSGGYVRTDAGGVQVLLNFRSGRDRFRFLSLSALKNDQFNPDWIRDRIVIIGITSPSRKDFIPTSAIESLESPPGRVYGVEIQAHVVSQIISAVLDSRPLLNTWSAGWEYLWIFSWGLVGIAIARLTKSPLLSLLVVLVASCSLLILCYFLLLFGWWVPLIPAFLVLSLNCMEITALYQYEQALGSGIRVRQAIIERTFAKIHNGPLQSLAKVLKLVRDNDLPVNELLIELEKELEKLNYDLRGIYEFLQREPIDQETSLYLGKNIVLNLRDPLHELLYQVYNFTLERELPCFKTIKVKIRNFEPINERCLNLDHKRDLCRFLEEALCNVGKHATGVTRLEVTCSASEGWYTLSIIDDGLGINSSIEGRGTQQFRNLARQFKGKFRRIPLSPRGTLCELSWPMNKFYLWYLRKIPKSY; encoded by the coding sequence AGTATTTGGCGTGTAGGTATATTACCAGGGATTGCAGTTATTGGATTAGTGATCATTGCTCGTCTGTCTGGTGTGATGCAATCTTTAGAGTGGCTGGCTTTTGATAGTTTGCTACGGATACGCCCTGAAGAATCGAAAGATGAACGAATTTTACTGATCGGCATTAATGAAGATGATATTAATAATGCTACAGATTTTACGTTTTCAGATCATGATTTAGCACAGTTGTTATTAAAATTGCAAACTTATCAACCAAGAGTTATTGGACTGGATATTTATCGAGATACACCAATAAATCCCGGTAATAATGAATTAGTCGCAGTTTTGCAAAATTTTAAAAATATTATTGGAATTGATAAAGTATTACCTGATGAAATTGCACCACCACCAGCATTGTCACCAGAACAAATTGGTTTTGCTGATCAAATTATGGATAGTGATGGTAAATTACGCCGTAGTTTATTAGGTACGCCTACCAATCAAGGCTATAAATTTTCGTTGTCTCTTAAGTTAGCAGCAGCATATTTAAATCATTATCAGCTTCATCTAGAAAATGGCATACGCGATCGCGCGGCGATTAGATTTGGTCACACCGAGATACCCAGAGTCTTCCCCAATTCTGGGGGATATGTGCGAACCGATGCGGGAGGAGTGCAAGTCTTACTCAATTTTCGCAGTGGTCGAGACCGCTTTCGCTTTTTATCCTTATCCGCACTGAAAAATGATCAATTTAACCCAGACTGGATACGCGATCGCATTGTAATTATCGGTATCACTTCCCCCAGTCGGAAAGATTTTATTCCCACTTCTGCAATTGAATCTTTGGAGTCTCCACCAGGGCGCGTTTATGGCGTAGAAATTCAAGCACACGTTGTTAGCCAAATTATCAGCGCCGTCCTTGACTCTCGACCGCTTTTAAATACTTGGTCAGCAGGTTGGGAATATTTATGGATTTTTAGTTGGGGATTAGTTGGAATTGCGATCGCCAGGCTGACAAAATCACCTTTACTTAGTTTATTAGTTGTGCTTGTTGCGAGTTGTAGCTTATTGATATTATGTTATTTCTTGCTGCTTTTTGGTTGGTGGGTTCCGTTAATTCCTGCATTTTTAGTTTTAAGTTTAAATTGTATGGAAATTACAGCTTTATATCAATATGAGCAAGCTTTAGGTTCGGGAATTAGAGTCAGACAAGCCATCATTGAACGCACATTTGCCAAAATTCATAATGGCCCCTTGCAAAGCCTCGCTAAAGTTTTAAAATTAGTGCGAGATAACGACTTACCAGTTAATGAATTACTCATCGAACTTGAAAAAGAGCTGGAAAAATTGAACTATGATTTACGAGGAATTTATGAATTTTTACAACGAGAACCAATAGACCAAGAAACTAGCTTGTATTTAGGAAAAAACATCGTTTTAAATTTGCGTGACCCTCTACATGAGCTGCTCTACCAAGTTTATAATTTTACCTTAGAGCGAGAGTTACCTTGTTTTAAAACTATCAAAGTTAAAATCAGAAATTTTGAACCAATAAATGAACGCTGCTTAAATCTTGATCATAAGCGTGACCTTTGTCGGTTTTTAGAAGAAGCTTTATGTAATGTCGGTAAACACGCCACAGGAGTCACCCGCTTAGAAGTAACTTGTTCAGCATCGGAAGGTTGGTACACTTTAAGTATTATCGATGATGGTTTAGGAATTAACTCTTCAATAGAAGGACGGGGAACACAACAGTTTAGAAATTTAGCACGACAATTTAAAGGAAAATTTCGCCGCATTCCACTTTCTCCGAGAGGAACTCTGTGTGAGTTATCTTGGCCTATGAATAAGTTTTATCTTTGGTATTTAAGAAAAATTCCTAAGTCATACTAA